Within Planococcus citri chromosome 2, ihPlaCitr1.1, whole genome shotgun sequence, the genomic segment ccatttttatcaaagttgggttttcagtggtacctggtagatgaagtattaactcacattcctacatcatcaacttaccaaaatgaggtgttaaactcacctaaatagccaattcaataaaaattttaaaaaaagtaatgttccaaaacgcgctttgtccatttttattgacatttttttcagcagtatttagtgtatgaaatgtatacctacactcctacatcatgaATCCACCCCAATAAAGttctaaactcgcctaaaaagccaatttacccgtttaaagggaaactgtttttcctctctcctgaaaagttgtgaaaatggacaaagctagttttggaatatcactcttcaaatggagatggaaagttgaaatttactctacacgccaattttaacaccctctgaagacgacttcaggtgggttcaagtcattttagagcctccagcgacttttttgaaaattactggagcctccagtagatttttgaaactttaaattcctgCAACattattaatttatcaaatgaagttggcaagctgaaatttacttcgcagactacatggtggtttcaaatggttttgaagctttcggctacttttaagaaatttcaattttccaaaaaaacgccatacaaactttcaaaaagtcgctggaggctccaaaacgacttgaaatccaccagcagtcaacttcgtagcgtattgaaattagtttgcagaatgaatttcggctttccaactccatttaatgacattttgtgggaattttgagttttaaaaatctgctggaggctccagtaattttcaaaaaagtcgctggaggctccaaaatgacttgaaatttgcctgcagtacttcgtagcgaattgaatttggtttgcagaatgaatttcgactcttcatctcagtttgatgaaattttggggaaatttcaagtttcaaaaatctgctggaggcttcagcaattttcaaaaagtcactggaggctccaaaacgacttgaaattaatCAGCAGTCATTCCTCACCCCACCCCCGCCCCTCCCCCTTTATATTATaccattatacaaaatttcatcataaagtAACCCCTCCTTCTTTGTAGCACGCTCCATAGAAAAGTTACAGAAGTCATTGTACACTTAATGGATAgagaatttcatcagctttccaacggtatgtttgtGATCATTGTGAGATGAAGGCAAGGGTGACCAATGTGaccatttgtcaaaaattcaacgatTGCTTCTTGCTTGAACCAAACGCCCCAGAGCttcattcactttattggaCACAAGTTCGCTTgttttcatctcacaatgatcacaaacatatcgctggaaagctgataaaattctcTATCGATCGAGTATAAAACAACTTCTGTAATGTAACGTTCCTCTGAAGCGCGACACAAAGTAggagattgaaaattcaaaaattgctttcaaatgAACCGACCGCCCTAACCAGGGTGtctattggatttgaaaaatcaaattccttgctatttccttgtttttccttgccattttccttgcttcaaatttgagtttaagaagacaaccccctcccccttgtgTGTAGGTACTCGTTTTGTAGGAAGTTTCTCgacgtttttttcaatcagtttcatGCTGATGGAACATTAcaaagaattaaaaatgtatAACAACACGAAGACAATTAAAGATGAGCTTCACAACATTTCGACTTGAAATTGTCGTTTGATGtagaagaaaaatatcaatttcaccCATTGATATAACATTCATATggctaatgaaaatttttataattttttggatttttggagccCTCatatgtgaaatttgtttattccaaaacaagaaacaatttgcccgagcgaagcgagggcgagagcTTCGAGGGGTGTAAacacgatgttttttttttacaaagagttcattttttggattttagaaTGTTAGcatttgaattatgttttttggaaggaaattgatttcgaaaaagaaaacaagagcaggcccaagcgagggctcAAGCTTTTGAGAATTTGTATTTCACTGGGgaatgaaaacgatttttttttgaggagttcattttttggttataATACTTGGTTTTTTCTCTAAAATGCTCATCTTGGACTTCTTGGTACTGAAAGAAAACAAGCCCTAACGAAGTGAGGACAGACGATTTCGgaaatttgtttttggaaagaaaaaaaactgggttTTCTTTCATAATAAGCCCTTATTCgaaaatttgtcgaattttAACAAACTTTTCGAATCGATTTCAAagcaaagtgagggcaaacgtttttaaaattgataataattcaagaagttaGTAAGTATAAGACCattatttatgctttttttcaatttttacctttCACTTTCGACTTGTATAATTAAAGATTtgtcaaacaaaataattcagcccgagcgaagcgagggcataggcttttgaaaatttatgattcaaaaatagaaatcaacaatttttaatgagaaaaattacaagaacaaaaatggaaaatgcattatgaaattgaaaattcaagaggaacttttttgaaaaatccttgctattacacagaaattgtcaaaatccctgcTATTTTCCTGCTTCCTTGCTACCTCAAGTGAAATCAatgctatttccttgttttcctagtttttcttgccagtagacaccctgccAACCTTTATTCACATTATTGGACGCAGGTTCGCTTgttttcatctcacaatgatcacaaacataccgctggaaagctgataaaattctcTATCGATCGAGTATAAAACAACTTCTGTAATGTACGTTCCTCTGAAGCGCGACACAATATAGGagatagaaaattcaaaaattggtttcGCATGGACCAACAACCCAAACCttcattcactttattggaCACAGGTTCGCTTGTTATCATCTCACAATGATCACAAACgtaccgttggaaagctgatgaaattctcTATCCATTAAGTGTACAACGACTTCTGTAACTTTTCTATGGAGCGTGCTACAAAGAAGGAGGGGTTactttatgatgaaattttgtataatggtATAATATAAAGGGGGAGGGGCGGGGGTGGGGTGAGGAATGTAATCGATGAAATGGACCATTCGTATATTCCCATGACcagagaagtacatatttacagaaTTTCAGTTCCATAAGTGGGTTTTTCATCGACTCCACATTTTAGGGGTCTGCCCCCATAAGGGGGTGGGAGGTATGCGATGATTCCGACACTTTTAGCGGAACATATCGATCAATATTGAACAGTAACTGgtgtaatatttcaattctaatggaattttgaccagtagggtattttttgcaattagtgGTTGATGGGGGCGCGTAAAGGGGGGGGAGTCATCATTTTTCGCGTTACGTACTGCTTTCAATAAATGTTTCTTACCAGTTTCAATAAGAATTAGCATTTAGCTCACCGTTTCCACCATGTTTTGGCATTAAAGTGGCAATTTTgcgcgtttttcaagttttgaggtgccacagggggcagaggggggagggagccgaaaaatgaaccaccaaaattatttgtacagTTTACTTAgtataatttcacaaaattacatttccgaGTCTCAACTTCTTCCAGTTCCACAATTTGGGGGGCTGAGCCCCACGCAAGGGGGAGAGAGGGGACGATGatttcaatggtgaaaatagaaagtgctgatcaatatctaacagcagacaccataatattgaatttctgattaaaactctatccacaggaaaattttaaaaattgtaagccccacccccctcgaaggaggggggagctcgagtggctcccggtcttaaaaacttcattttggttcaaaaattcatcataccaaaattcatgcttctttcatcaaatgcagttttctTCTGTATTTCAGCTGTTTGCCACTCCACTATCAAGGCtcaaattttactgatttctgggccattccatgtcaactaaaccaacgtttttgggcaatgtctttcgatttcgctcaaattttttttacaatatctacccacccagtaagtaagaaagccgcaatcagtttggtcccagccccctcagggggcgggtgggggggcttccattattttcacattgtctcgaggtactcaacttcagcagcccatttctccaaaactatgatactttgatcaaaactgatttcacagttcaaaagggcattgcatttaaaactttttaagtattttgaaattttcaaaaattgaaagttgaactttcaatttaaaagttcaaatttcaaaatagcgctgtaagtgggagctaccatttaaaattttgaaaaaatttccatagatgcatcttttgatactttttcgaaatatttgagtttcgagatggaactcttaacggagggggagcacccccacccccaatttcggatgaaactttcgaaagaaaatctggggcatgtgatatatcgaattgtatgttttcgaagacgctgaacacgaatatgacgttagatttttgataggaccccatccacggcccctagcacctccccaaagggggtaaaagttcaaaacagtgttttgtttgtgcgacacatggaatagtatgtttttgatgacgctgaacacgaatatgaagtcagattttttattggaccccatccacggccccctgcacctccccaaagggggtaacccccaaaaaatggtaacattagtgtgacacatgaaatgttttcgatatcgctgaacacgaatatgcaatatagccatagttttttaaatcgacctcacccatggccccccaAAACCCTCCCCCAacaggtaaaagtccaaaaaaattgttgggggccgtggatgaggtccaatcagaaatctgacgccatattcgtattcagcgtcaccaaaaacatattattccatgtgtcgcacaaacaaaacacttttttgaacttttaccccctttggggaggtgctgggactgctgggggccgtggatggggtcctatcaaaaatctaacgtcatattcgtgttcagcgtcaccgaaaacatacaattcgatacatcacatgccccagattttctttcgaaagtttcgcccaaaattgtgggtgggggtgctctccgtccattgaaagatcccatctcgaaacttgaatatttcaaaaaagcatcaaaagatgcatctatggaaattttttcaaaattctaaatggtagctcccacttacagcgctattttgaaatttgaactttcaaattgaaagttcaactttcaatttttgaaaatttcaaaatacttaaaaagtttaaaattcaatgccctttcgaattgtgaaatcagttttgatcaacgtatcatagttttggagaaatgggctgctaaagttgagtacctcgagacaatgtgaaaataatggaagcccccccacccgccccctgagggggctgggaccaaactgattgcggttTTCTttcttactgggtgggtagatattgtaaaaaaaatttgagcgaaatcgaaagacatgactttcaaaatcgcctttttttggttgagttgacatggaatgaacTTTCTgtgattttaaaagaaattcgaGGAAAATAAGGCAACGTTAAATTAAAACCGTTTTGTTTTCTGAAAGTTCaaaccccattttttttttgcatttttgataacTATATTTCTATGGtgtgtgaagaaaaaaaaaaacaaaatctatttcgtttaacaaaaaaaaaaacattataacaGATTTAAAGTTTTTGTTCAACGGTATGTTTTAAtgaatctaaaaaataaaaatatcgtttaatttcgtttttcgttttcgagtAAGACCTATTAGCCATTTCGCTGGAAAGCGagaattttgtcgaaaaagaaatcaaaaaaatacaattctttgaaaattttatgctaaatttcttgtcatttttgaaaaactgaggatttttgacaaaatgctaaaaaacaaaaatctggaaaaagattttttgaaaaaaaagtcaaactttttggaattcttggaaaaaaaatgaaattattcaacaattttgcaagaaaaagaGGACTTTTACTGCAAAATTGAGTAGTTCctggcaaaaaataatatttttttgcattttcgtcGGAAAAGGgaaacttttttccaactttttagaGTAAAAGCcgaaaagcgagatttttgggtaatttttacaagaaaaaaatgagatttttcgaaAGTTATTGCAAGAAAATGATAATTatcagccaatttttcaaaaaacgagaatttttgacgatttttggcaaaaagcagaacatTGGGAATAAGTGATTAGAAAAAAGGTgttattttttggcaacttctagtgaaaagcaaaacttttgccTCAGTCtggaaaaacgttttttgaaaaaaaggttaacttcttggaatttttcgaaaaaaatgaaatttttcagcaacttttcTAAACTATgagagtttttgtcaattttgaataataataatattaataaatatattaaaaaataaaaaataaacaaaactttcataaattttggcaaaacaagaATCAGGATTTGttacattacatacctacctacccagtTCCTGGCAAAGATaatattgttttgaaattttgatgggaaAAGCGAAacctttttccaacttttgaaagtAAAAGCCAAAAGACGAGGCTTTTGggtagctttgaaaaaaataagacttttagtaagtttttgcaaaaaaaattataattgtagtcgaacatttttcaaaaagccagaatttttgacgatttttggcaaaaagcaggacattttaagaataattggcaaaaatgtagttatttttggcaatttttggggggaaaaaaacaagataGGTATCgacaattctagcaatttttcaaaagtaggtattagcaaataaaaataaagactaAAAGTCAAATgtgaattgaaaatcgaaaatctttTCTATCATCGATTCCCTTCATCgtgttcatttatttttaaatatcaagTTTTCGGAGacggtgatgatgatgatgatgatggataGACATATGAAATGAAATGACTGGACGAGATAGACCGATTCCTTATTTACTaatcaaaccccccccccccatttgaattttatcatgGTGTGGATGATGATGATGGACAATCGATGAATAAAATCAGATTTATTcactttggtttttttttttttttttttttgaaaactcgaatcgatcaaaatcgagGATCCTTGTGCTTGTGCTTTTGGGATAGCTATGCTCTAAGCCCTGTACCATCAGATATACAATAAAAAgatgaaactaaaaaaatttcgtcgtaagtttttccaagttttaaacGGTAGATAGCTCTTTCAGTCACGTTTAGCTTTTGTCcgaatgatgatgaaaattgaccTTCCAGCTTGAAGGATTATCTTCTGGACAGGTTGAACACTCCTTTgaacattcattttttaaatctagaTAATAAATAAATCACGATGCAGAATAGTTAACTTTATTCACATCAGTCTTTTCACaatcatcaataaaaaaaaataataattgactAGGTATAATATTACTCGATGCATTACATTATTCTGATCAAACATGAGGCCTATGAATGGCACGAATGTACTCATATACAGTACCACTACTTTCTCCACCAACGGATGATTCAGATTCCGATGGTAGTTCTTCTTTCAACTGCCAGGTTTGATTTCTTCGAGACCATTGATAGAGTTCGTCGCCGCGCACATGTAAAAGTCTATCTTCACACTGGGTCAACAGGAAAGATTTCTCAAGAATATCCTCAGATACAAAATTGCTCACAAGAGGAAGCTCACGCCACCTTCTTGAATTCCGGTTAAATGACATGAAGCATGATGTTAATATCACAGCAAGTTGGCCACCTTTAATGATGGTGAAATTTTGCACCTTAAAATACGGTTGATGTCTAAATGGAATATCTGACAAAGACAACCAcgcattttgttgaaaatcgaattcttccACAACGTATTTTAAAACCGACGGATTCTGACTCTGAGAAATGCAGTTACCATACAACCTGTACAACTTATCTCCGTCGCTTGTAAACCATACGTATTTATCTTTCGAGTATCCATCAGAAAACACCGGCTTCTCCGAAAACATCATCCAACGATTCAATTCGAACGAATACTTCAATACATAGCCGAGTTTGAAGCCACAGTAAACTTGCCCTCGACAATTCAACAGCATGCTCGTATTCCTACTGTTAAAACCTCTAGTTGTTTTTTCCACTTTAACACGGTTATTCAACGAgatgaactttttcaaagatAAATTATATACACTAAAACGAAAACGATCATAATCCAAACATAAcataatgaataaattatcaTCCATTAAAGTCGCAGCTAAAGAAACGTAATCACCCATAATATCAAATTCATAAAGGTCTGAAAGTGAAAGACACAACGAAGCGATTTCTTCTAAATTAGCATTCAAAACATAAGTTGTAGTCGTTGTCTCGGACACTGCTACAAACACAGGTACTTCTTTCCATTTCTTTTTACCAACGGTCTGCTTTTTCTCAATGGAAATCGAAGGTATCACCGAAGTAGAAttcaaaatcttccaaaattCGTCTCGAATCGACTGCTCCGATGAGTAGTTGATTAAATCTGTAGAAGCTTCGATTTTATGGTAATTGCGATTGCGATTAATTTCAAGGGCTATTTGTGGTAACCGATGATATCGATTTTCTACATCGTGGAATATCCACTTCGAACATACATCTACAATTTGATGTGGATTATCACAGCAATGCGTCGAAGACAGAAGTAAATCTTCCAACATATCGAACGAAATTAAACAGATAACCAATGTATCGTCTGTATCGGGTATGGTTAGAAATCTTGAAACAATTTCTTCAATGTTGTCTACGATCCACGACGTAGACATACATTCATCGACGAGTAAAACTTTCGCACAAACTTCCTCAATATGCTTCTCCATCCAAGATACACACGTATTGAATaatgtttccattttcaaaaaattggcagcTCTCAGTACACGAGTTATAGTCTCAAGTGTTAATTGCAATTCACCGAAATAGATATATTCGATGATCATGTCGAAAGTGGCTTGATCAACATCACGAAGCGAGTAAGTCTCATTTTTATTTGGTTGCTGTGTCGATACTTCTGCACATGGAACGTCCGAGGAGTTGGACTGCTTAGTGGAAGAAATGTCTGCGAAGTAGCCGGACGCTGAATTCAATATAAATCGATGAAGTTTATACGTTTTTTCTCCAACAGTGACTACGATAtcgtgaaaataattattttctacaaattttgccaacttttttcgATCATAACTTTCAGGACGGTTCGTCcaaacatcttttttttcatctttcagtAGATTCACATTTTCTTGAATGCTTTCGTCTTCGTGTATACTTTCATCTTCCGGTATACTTTCATCTTCCAGTAGATTCTCAgctgcaaaaagaaaaaatatacaatgaaTATCTTCGGAAATTCTGATTAAGTCACAAGTAAACGATTACATGAACAATTTACAACGAAAACAGCTTagtattttcaactcaaaactaTTGTTTTACTTTACCTGGATTTGCTCGTATGTCTCCATcacacatcaaaaatttgtagaaatttgTCGACATAATTTTGGGATTCATTGGTTCGGTGATTTCGGATAACATCGTATTACAATCATCATCATTCACTTCATTCATGTAATCAAATCTTCGTTTAACAGCATTGACGAGCTTCGCTACATGAGGAAGCCTATTTTCCAAACTGGTGCAAATCCATTCGGAGCAAAATTGACAAACTCCAAGCACATCACTCCTACTCGTAGTCGGAGTATCCCAAGTGAAAGTTCTTTCGCCTAAAATTATCCGCATTATATGGTCAAATGGTATAGATAAGAAATCTTTGTTATTTCGCATATCTGCCAAATGAACagataaataatcaaaaactgaCTTTAGCAACCATTGTAAATTAGGATTCTCTCGTACGAAGTtgtataatttgaatattttcttatcTGGGCTGCAATGATGctcgatgaaaaactgataaGGTCTCAAATCTATTTCCATTTGTAAGTAATCCATAGCCATTATTAAATCAACGTAATTGAATTGGTCTAAGACAGACTTCAAAGACTGCCCATATATAATTTCAACTATGGTAGAGAATGTTTTGGTATCCATCAGTGGTAGTTCTATTGAAATGCATTCTTGTTGGTGGGAATACTCGATTAATAACTTCTCGAAGTAGTCTGATTTCCAGGCCAGTTGGAATTTGTCTAAATAATAAACGTCGTCGTCCACTTTCACCATGACATTGTAATATTTACTAATTCTGTGATGAACTGGACCGGTTACTTTTGAGTTGACTTCGGAATCCAtgctttttcaagaatttttctgcGGAAAAATACATGATTTTAAGAGTATGGTAGAATAATATAAAGGtactatttttgttttaaaattattatccaCACTTGGttaggtaattgaaaatgaatcactTACTTGTTTCGAAGGagggaaattcaaatttaattgcTCATCAACAGAAAACTAAACGAATATTACATCAGATTTATGAAGAGACTGACGAGAccatcatttttatcaatatcaATTATCATACACGTGCTCACACCACTACAAACACAAAATCCACAACAAAAATACTACCTTATCATTAGCCAATCAGGTGCGTCTAGTTTTAAAGGATCATGGCAGCGCGGGCAATTCAATTTAGgggttgtttcatttttaatttttttataaagatTTTGATTTCGAATCACGATAATTAATTCAGTCGTCTCGTAGCAAGAGGTAAACCCATCAGCTGaacaattctcaatttttgattccggcaaagaaaaattgaaaatattgaaatacatCCTTGTCTCCAAAGCTTGTCTTGTACTTGTAGTGTCTGGGAGACACGACTACACAAGTtgataagtttttaaaagttgtttcAATTGTTTTGTTCGGAAAACTGACGATACGTGAGCAGGGATCgtgtaggggggggggtcagtgcctccacctccagctccggctcccaaatttgaaaaaaaaaatacctccggctccggctccagctccggATAGTTTTCGTTCAACGTTATAAATGTTTTAAtgaatctaaaaaataaaaatatcgtttaatttcgtttttcgttttcgagtTAGCCATTTCTCGCtagaaagtgagaattttgtcGAAGTAGAAATCTTAAAATACAAtagttctttgaaaattttagcaatagATATGCCTGCAATTGGCATCAAAAACTataaaagtaacatttttggtcaatttccggcaaaaagcggaactttttggaatattttctgagaatttttgacaattttagactaattgctaaaaaacaaaaatctggactagaaaaagattttttgaaaaaaaaattcttggaaaaaaaagaaattattcaacaattttgcaaGAAAAGGAAGACTTTTACTGCAAAATTGAGTagttcttggcaaaaaaaatatttttttttgcattttcgttggaaaagggaaattttttttcaacttttcgcaGTAAAAGCCGAAAGGCGAGATTTTCAGGTAacttttagaagaaaaaaaatgagacttttcgaaagtttttgcaaaaaatgataatcattagccaatttttgaaaaaaaaccgaacATTTTGGGaataattgatttaaaataaataaaaaggtgttactttttggcaatttctagtgaaaaacaaaactattgcctggaaaaacattttttgaaaaaaagttcaactttttggaatttttcgaaaacaatgaaatttgtTAGCAACTTTTCTAAACTACATATCAgagtttttgccaattttaaataataataataaaaaaacagaccagtggcgtagccagagTAAATCTGGAGGGGGGGGTTGGTTTTGTGATGAAGGTCCATCTTATTAATCcaggaagaggaaaaaaattagccTGAGCGTATAtgcgagggcaaaagcatttgaaaattctcattttgataTGTGAAaggataatgttttttttttttataagaggAGGTTGATcgttttggcttcaaaatttcataatttgaatgatttttttttagaaatttcaagtctgaaatagaaaagcaaaaaagcccaaacgaagtgagggcaaaagctcaaGAAATTTCGTATATTGAGAGgtgaaaaaactttctttttttttccatttgaggagtt encodes:
- the LOC135837836 gene encoding uncharacterized protein LOC135837836 codes for the protein MDSEVNSKVTGPVHHRISKYYNVMVKVDDDVYYLDKFQLAWKSDYFEKLLIEYSHQQECISIELPLMDTKTFSTIVEIIYGQSLKSVLDQFNYVDLIMAMDYLQMEIDLRPYQFFIEHHCSPDKKIFKLYNFVRENPNLQWLLKSVFDYLSVHLADMRNNKDFLSIPFDHIMRIILGERTFTWDTPTTSRSDVLGVCQFCSEWICTSLENRLPHVAKLVNAVKRRFDYMNEVNDDDCNTMLSEITEPMNPKIMSTNFYKFLMCDGDIRANPAENLLEDESIPEDESIHEDESIQENVNLLKDEKKDVWTNRPESYDRKKLAKFVENNYFHDIVVTVGEKTYKLHRFILNSASGYFADISSTKQSNSSDVPCAEVSTQQPNKNETYSLRDVDQATFDMIIEYIYFGELQLTLETITRVLRAANFLKMETLFNTCVSWMEKHIEEVCAKVLLVDECMSTSWIVDNIEEIVSRFLTIPDTDDTLVICLISFDMLEDLLLSSTHCCDNPHQIVDVCSKWIFHDVENRYHRLPQIALEINRNRNYHKIEASTDLINYSSEQSIRDEFWKILNSTSVIPSISIEKKQTVGKKKWKEVPVFVAVSETTTTTYVLNANLEEIASLCLSLSDLYEFDIMGDYVSLAATLMDDNLFIMLCLDYDRFRFSVYNLSLKKFISLNNRVKVEKTTRGFNSRNTSMLLNCRGQVYCGFKLGYVLKYSFELNRWMMFSEKPVFSDGYSKDKYVWFTSDGDKLYRLYGNCISQSQNPSVLKYVVEEFDFQQNAWLSLSDIPFRHQPYFKVQNFTIIKGGQLAVILTSCFMSFNRNSRRWRELPLVSNFVSEDILEKSFLLTQCEDRLLHVRGDELYQWSRRNQTWQLKEELPSESESSVGGESSGTVYEYIRAIHRPHV